From Micromonospora auratinigra:
AGGGCGAGCAGCAGCACGTCCGCACCCGTCATGACGGGCTGCCCCCCTGCTCCGCGCCGGGCTCGGGGCGTACCCGGGTCGCCGGGCCGGCGGGGGTCGGCCGCGCGGCCGGGGCCGCGGCCTTGCGGGCGGCGGTGGTCTCCTCCTTGGAGGGGTCGCCGTGCGGGTCGTGCGCGGGCGGCGGCGGCACGGTGGCCATCCACTCGCCCAGGTGGTCCTTGTCGTGCAGCAGGTCCTTGATGTCGTACTCGGCGTACTCGAACTCCGGCGACCAGTAGAGCGCGTCGAAGGGGCAGACCTCGACGCAGATGCCGCAGTACATGCAGAGCGAGAAGTCGATGTCGAACTTGTCGAGCACGTTGCGCTGGCGGGGGCGGGCGGCGCCGGGCACCGCCACCTCCTCCTTGTGCGAGTCGATGTAGATGCACCAGTCCGGGCACTCCCGGGCGCAGAGCATGCAGACCGTGCAGTTCTCCGCCAGCAGCGCGATCACGCCCCGGGAGCGGGGCGGCAGCTCGGGGGCGACGTCCGGGTACTGCTGGGTGGTCGAGCGCTTGGTCATCGTCTTCAACGTGACCGCCAGCCCCTTCACCAACCCCTCGCCGGGCACGCCGCTGCGCTCGCTCATGCCGCCCATCCTGCCCTGTGCCCCCGGCGCGCGCGACCACCACCCGGCGGTTGCGCCGGTATCGTGGTCCTGGGGAGAACGACGCACCGGAAAGGACCCGTCGATGACCGCCGCGCTGCACGACGAGTTCCCGCCGCCGGGCGAGTGGACGACCGACGACCTGGACCGCCTGCCCGACGACGGCCGTCGCCGCCCCGAGCTCCTGGACGGAAACCTGCTCATGTCGCCCTCCCCCACGCGACTCCACCAGTCCATCGCCGGCCGCCTGATGGCGGCCCTGGAGGAAACCTGCCCCGCCGACCTCGACGTCACCCAGGGCGTCGAGGTACGCATCTCCCGCCGCCGCTCCTTCATCCCCGACCTGCTGGTCGCCGAGTTGGACGCGTCCGTACGGAACCCGTCGCAGTACCGGGCGAACGAGGTGCTGCTGGTCGTGGAGATCGTCTCCGAGGGCTCGCGGAGCATCGACCGGGTGCTCAAGCCCGCCCTGTACGCGGAGGCGGACATCCCCTACTTCTGGCGGATCGAGACCGAGGCGGGCATCGTCGTGCACGCGCACAAGCTCGACCCGGTCAAGCAGGTCTACGTCGAGCAGGCCCGGATGACCGACGGCATCCTGCTGCCCGAGCCGTGGGAGATGGACATCCCGCTGGCCCGGATCACGCCCCGGAGCCGGTGAGCGGCGGCAGCATCTCGACGCCGAGCTGCTGGAGCACCTGGAACAGCTCGTTCACGCTCCACACGTCGACGATCCGGCCGGCCGCATCGAAGCGCAGGAACGACGCCCCCGAATAGCTGACGACCCGGTTGGTGGGCGGCACCGGACCGAACTGACCGGCCTGGGTGCCGGCGGCCCGCCAGTGCACGGCCACCCGGTCGCCGGCCGCCACCAGCTCGACGATCTTGTAGCGGAGGTCAGGGAAGGCCGCCCGCCGGTCCCGGTGCCAGGCCAGCGCCGCCTCCGGTCCGGTCCCGCCCAGGCCCGGGCAGTCCGCCGCGACCAGCTCGTACGCGCTCTCCTCCCGGCCGGCGTTCCAGACGTCGGCGATGAAGCGTCGGGCCGCCGCCTCCACATCGATCACCGCGGCAGCCTAGCGACGGACGTGGGCGCTCGGCCTGCCGGGAGCCGCCGGAGCGACCATGATGGGACCGGGACGACACCTCGGGAGGCGCAGTGGGCGGCAACGGCGACGAGATCCTGGCGCGTACCGGCGGCAAGTACGTCGAGCCGGGCGGCGAGTTCACCCGGGACCAGCGCTACATCGCCACCCGGATCACCGCCGACGGGCGGGACGGCTGGCCGGTCGAGCCGGGCCGCTACCGCCTGGCGGTCAGCCGGGCCTGCCCCTGGGCGAACCGGCTGATCATCGTCCGCCGGCTGCTCGGGCTGGAGGACGCCATCTCGATGGCGGTGGCCGGCCCGACCCACGACAAGCGGAGCTGGACCTTCGACCTCGACCCGGACGGCCGGGACCCGGTGCTCGGCATCGAGCGGCTGGCCGAGGCCTACTTCACGCGGTTCCCCGGGTACGAGCGCGGCATCACCGTGCCGGCGCTGGTGGACGTGCCGACCGGGCAGGTGGTCACCAACGACTACGCGCAGATGAGCCTGGACCTGTCGACGGAGTGGACCGCGTACCACCGCGCGGGCGCGCCGGAGCTGTACCCGGAGCGGCTGCGCGCCGAGATCGACGAGGTCAACGCGGTGGTCTTCGCCGACGTGAACAACGGGGTCTACCGGTGCGGCTTCGCCGGCAGCCAGGAGGCGTACGAGAAGGCGTACCGCCGGCTCTTCGACCGGCTGGACCGGTTGACCGAGCGGCTGTCCGGGCAGCGCTACCTGGTGGGCGACACGATCACCGAGGCGGACGTCCGGCTCTTCACCACGCTGGTCCGGTTCGACCCGGTCTACCACGGCCACTTCAAGTGCAACCGGCAGAAGCTGAGCGAGATGCCGGTGCTCTGGGCGTACGCCCGGGACCTGTTCCAGACCCCCGGCTTCGGCGACACCATCGACTTCGACCACATCAAGCGGCACTACTACGAGGTCCACCGGGACATCAACCCGACCGGCGTGGTGCCGCTCGGCCCCGACCTGTCGAACTGGCTCACCCCGCACGGCCGCGAGGAACTCGGCGGCCGCCCCTTCGGCGACGGCACCCCGCCCGCGCCTCCCGCCCCGGCCGAGCGCGTCGACCCCGCCCACACGCCCCTGCGCTGACCGCGCCGCCGGCCGGCGGGCCTCAGAGGGCCAGGCGGACGGCGACCGTCAGGACGAGCTGGGCCAGGGCCAGCGGGACCAGCACCAGCCAGCAGAGGCGCTGGAGCTGGTCCTCGCGCAGCCTCGGGTAGGCGACCCGGAGCCAGATGATGACGAAGGCGACCGCGAAGACCTTGAGCAGGGTCCACAGCCAGCCGAGCTGGGCGTCGGCGAACGGGCCGTGCCAGCCGCCCAGGAAGAGCACGGTGGTCAGCGCGGCGATCACCACGATGCCGACGTACTCGGCGAGCAGGAAGAACGCGAACCGCAGGCCGGTGTACTCGGTCATGTAGCCGAAGACCAGCTCGGAGTCGGCCACCGGCATGTCGAACGGCGGTCGCCGGATCTCGGCCAGCCCGGCGACGAAGAAGACCACCATCGCCGGGGCCTGCCAGATCAGCCACCAGGGCCGCCACGCCTCGACGATGCCGGAGAGGCTGAGCGTCCCGGCCGCCATCGCGACCGACGCCGCCGCCAGCACCAGCGGCAGCTCGTAGCCGAGCAGTTGGGCGGCGCCGCGCAGGCCGCCGAGCAGGCTGTACTTGTTGGCCGAGGCCCAGGCCGACATCAGCACCGCCAGCACCCCGATGCCGACCACGGCCAGCACGAAGAACAGGCCGATGTCCAGCGGCTGCCCGACCAGGTCACCCGGCCCGAGCGGGATCACCAGCAGGGCCAGCAGGTATGGCACCAGGGCCACGGCCGGCGCCAGCCGGAACACCGGCCGGTCCGCGTCGCGCGGGGTGACGTCCTCCTTCTGCACGAACTTGATCCCGTCGGCGACGAGCTGCGCCCAGCCGTGGAAACCGCCCGCGTACATCGGGCCGAGCCGGCCCTGCATGTGGGCCATCACCTTGTGCTCGGTCTGCCCGACGACCAGCGGCAGGGTGAGGAACGCGACCAGCACGCCCGCCACCCGCAGGATCAGCTCCACCCAGTCCGGCATCAGGCTTCCCCCTCCTCGGCCGCGCCGCCCGGGGCGGGCTCCTGCCGGGGCGGCCCGGTGGGACGCTCACCGGGCAGCGGCCGGGCGGCCCCTCCGCCGGCGGCAGCCGGGCGCGCCGGACCTCCACCACCGGCCGATCCTGGCGGCCCTTCACCGCCGGTCGGCGCTGTCGGGCCGCCGTCCTGAGCCGGCCCCGCCGGGCGGGCACCCGCCGCCGGACGGGCCGGGCGGGTGCCGGGAGCCGGGCGGGCCGGACGTTCCCGGGCCGGGCGGGCGGGCGTACCCCCGCGCGGGCCCTCGCCGACGCCCGCCGCGCCGGCCGGCGTCGGGGTGGTGCCCCACTCCCCGGGCGCCGGCACGCCGGGCGGGCGCATCGGCCGGCGACCGCCGCCGGCCTCCGACTCGCCGGGCTCCTTCGCGCCGGGCCAGGGCTTGGCGACCCGGGAGGCGAGCACGAACTCCTTGCGCAGCGGGTGCCCCTCGAACTCCGGCGGCAGCAGCAGCGGGCGCAGCTCGCCGTGCCCGTCGAAGCCGATGCCGAACATCTCGTGCGTCTCCCGCTCGTGCCAGGCCGCGCCGGGGAAGACGTCGACCACCGAGCCGAGCACCGGGGTCTCCCGGGGCACCCGGCTGCGCAGCAGCAGCCCGTGCCGGTGCCGGGTGGACCAGA
This genomic window contains:
- the nuoH gene encoding NADH-quinone oxidoreductase subunit NuoH, which produces MPDWVELILRVAGVLVAFLTLPLVVGQTEHKVMAHMQGRLGPMYAGGFHGWAQLVADGIKFVQKEDVTPRDADRPVFRLAPAVALVPYLLALLVIPLGPGDLVGQPLDIGLFFVLAVVGIGVLAVLMSAWASANKYSLLGGLRGAAQLLGYELPLVLAAASVAMAAGTLSLSGIVEAWRPWWLIWQAPAMVVFFVAGLAEIRRPPFDMPVADSELVFGYMTEYTGLRFAFFLLAEYVGIVVIAALTTVLFLGGWHGPFADAQLGWLWTLLKVFAVAFVIIWLRVAYPRLREDQLQRLCWLVLVPLALAQLVLTVAVRLAL
- a CDS encoding Uma2 family endonuclease — encoded protein: MTAALHDEFPPPGEWTTDDLDRLPDDGRRRPELLDGNLLMSPSPTRLHQSIAGRLMAALEETCPADLDVTQGVEVRISRRRSFIPDLLVAELDASVRNPSQYRANEVLLVVEIVSEGSRSIDRVLKPALYAEADIPYFWRIETEAGIVVHAHKLDPVKQVYVEQARMTDGILLPEPWEMDIPLARITPRSR
- a CDS encoding glutathione S-transferase family protein, with translation MGGNGDEILARTGGKYVEPGGEFTRDQRYIATRITADGRDGWPVEPGRYRLAVSRACPWANRLIIVRRLLGLEDAISMAVAGPTHDKRSWTFDLDPDGRDPVLGIERLAEAYFTRFPGYERGITVPALVDVPTGQVVTNDYAQMSLDLSTEWTAYHRAGAPELYPERLRAEIDEVNAVVFADVNNGVYRCGFAGSQEAYEKAYRRLFDRLDRLTERLSGQRYLVGDTITEADVRLFTTLVRFDPVYHGHFKCNRQKLSEMPVLWAYARDLFQTPGFGDTIDFDHIKRHYYEVHRDINPTGVVPLGPDLSNWLTPHGREELGGRPFGDGTPPAPPAPAERVDPAHTPLR
- a CDS encoding NuoI/complex I 23 kDa subunit family protein produces the protein MSERSGVPGEGLVKGLAVTLKTMTKRSTTQQYPDVAPELPPRSRGVIALLAENCTVCMLCARECPDWCIYIDSHKEEVAVPGAARPRQRNVLDKFDIDFSLCMYCGICVEVCPFDALYWSPEFEYAEYDIKDLLHDKDHLGEWMATVPPPPAHDPHGDPSKEETTAARKAAAPAARPTPAGPATRVRPEPGAEQGGSPS
- a CDS encoding ester cyclase, which gives rise to MIDVEAAARRFIADVWNAGREESAYELVAADCPGLGGTGPEAALAWHRDRRAAFPDLRYKIVELVAAGDRVAVHWRAAGTQAGQFGPVPPTNRVVSYSGASFLRFDAAGRIVDVWSVNELFQVLQQLGVEMLPPLTGSGA